The DNA sequence TGGGACCTATCGTGGTCACAGGAGCTTCTGGTGGCGTTGGTTCTATGGCAGTCGCAATCCTAGCCAAAGCAGGGTACGAAGTGATCGCTTCCACCGGAAAAGACTCCGAACACAAATACCTCAAACAGCTTGGTGCTTCCCAAATAGAGCCCAGAGCGTTTGTGGATGACGAAAGCGGTCGCCCTCTACTTCGTTCCAAATGGGCGGGAGCGATTGACACTGTAGGTGGAAATACATTGGCCACGCTCCTGAAAGCTTGTAACCGTGAAGGGAGCGTCGCAGTTTGCGGACTCGTAGCGAGCCCCAAACTCGATTCCACGGTCTTTCCTTTTATCCTCAATGGGGTGAATATGCTCGGGGTAGAATCCGCCACTTGCGCCATGGAAGTACGCCAGCAAGTATGGGATTCGCTCGCAAGCAAATGGGCCGTCGATGAGCTGGAATTGATCGCACACGACTGTACCTTGGAGCAAATTCACGAAACCTATATCGACGAAATTCTAGCTGGCAGAACTCGTGGCAGAATGGTCGTCTCTCTCTAACCGATATATTTTAGCGTCAATTCTGGATGAAAGAGTCCATCAATTATGCCCCTGAGAGATCCTCAGGGGCATACGTGCTTTCATGCTATCCCCTAGACGTTTCATCCCCGTGCGTAATTCAGTTGAAATGTGTATTTTACGTGTATGAAACAGTCTGTCTTGTCGATATGTCTATTGGTTTTGGGCTTTCAAAACGGCTTGGGTCAAAGTACGGGTTCTCGGGATGCGCATGTCCAACCATTTCTCCAAAGACCTAGCCAATCCAATGGCCATCATTGGTGGATCATTAATGAGGCCGCCCAGGTCAACCCCGCAGACTGGTTTTCTCATTATGGCCGCCATATCGGTGTTCAGCCTGCCCATAGCTTCAAACTAATTGGACGCAAAACGGACGAGCTGGGCATGAACCACGATCGCTATCAGCTATTTCACCAAGGAATCCCCGTCAAAAACAGCCACTACTTCCTGCACAGTTTCCGCGGAGAACTCAAGCATGCACATGGAGCGATTCCTGAAATTCCCATGTTTGCCTTTTCCGACACCATCTCCTCCGAGGAAGCCACAGAACTTATTGAGGAGCATTTGGATGGTGCTTCATTTGCGTGGGAAGATCCAGACTGGTTGTTTGCCCATCACTCAGAATCGGATTCATCCATGACCGATTGGCACCCACACGGCGAAATTGTCATTGGTCAATTTCAGGATCAACTTGGCCATACACACTTCCCCCTGCTCTGGGAGTTTAAGCTGAGGCTCCTAGATCCTGATGAATGGGTGAATATTCAAGTAGACGCCTTTTCCGGAAAGATTCTCCATGTCATCAATTTGAGGCATCAGTGCCAACCTGAACCAGCTTCTGGCAACACCCTCTACAATGGATCTCAGATCTTCAAAGTAAAATCCAGAGGATGGCCAAACTCTGATTACATCCTCAAAGACTGTAGCGACGCCAGCATCCATACCAAGGTATTCGAGCTCAATAGCTTTGGACAACCCAAATCCTGGGGACGAATCTCCGAAGTCTCCCATGATGACCCTACTTGGGAAGACGAGCATCTACATGCACAGAGTGCCCATTGGGCGACTCAACAGGCACAGGCATGGTTTTCTGATGCATTGAGCTATCAACCAGCAACGGGTTCTGAACTCAAAACAAGAGTATTTGTAGACTGGCGAGATGCGGTCAATCAGATTCAGGGCAATTCCATGCACGAATTCGTCAAAGGCATCCACTATCTCTACATAGGCCAAATGGACGGAATGAGCTTGGCGACATTGGATGTGGTCGGGCATGAATATGCACATGGCATCGTCGCAGAAACTGCCGGATTGGTATATGAGCGCGAGGCGGGAGCCCTCAACGAGTCATTTTGCGATATTTTCGGTGTGATGATCCAACGACACGCCCAGACATCAGGAGCGATCGACTGGACCATTGCAGAGGACATTCGGGCCATCCGGTCTCTGGAATCTCCTTGGTCCTTTCAGCAGGCGTCCTCCTTTGGCACCTCAGACCCA is a window from the Pontibacter sp. G13 genome containing:
- a CDS encoding YhdH/YhfP family quinone oxidoreductase, with product MPLPETFKALRVTDDSGQTTRAIVQHPSTQMPEGDLIVKVSHSALNYKDALSATGNRGVTRKYPHTPGIDAAGTVVSDDSGRFKPGDAVIVTSYDLGMNTDGGFGEYIRVPAAWAVPMPEGMDARSAMIYGTAGFTAGLALFKMERIGQTPEMGPIVVTGASGGVGSMAVAILAKAGYEVIASTGKDSEHKYLKQLGASQIEPRAFVDDESGRPLLRSKWAGAIDTVGGNTLATLLKACNREGSVAVCGLVASPKLDSTVFPFILNGVNMLGVESATCAMEVRQQVWDSLASKWAVDELELIAHDCTLEQIHETYIDEILAGRTRGRMVVSL
- a CDS encoding M4 family metallopeptidase; its protein translation is MKQSVLSICLLVLGFQNGLGQSTGSRDAHVQPFLQRPSQSNGHHWWIINEAAQVNPADWFSHYGRHIGVQPAHSFKLIGRKTDELGMNHDRYQLFHQGIPVKNSHYFLHSFRGELKHAHGAIPEIPMFAFSDTISSEEATELIEEHLDGASFAWEDPDWLFAHHSESDSSMTDWHPHGEIVIGQFQDQLGHTHFPLLWEFKLRLLDPDEWVNIQVDAFSGKILHVINLRHQCQPEPASGNTLYNGSQIFKVKSRGWPNSDYILKDCSDASIHTKVFELNSFGQPKSWGRISEVSHDDPTWEDEHLHAQSAHWATQQAQAWFSDALSYQPATGSELKTRVFVDWRDAVNQIQGNSMHEFVKGIHYLYIGQMDGMSLATLDVVGHEYAHGIVAETAGLVYEREAGALNESFCDIFGVMIQRHAQTSGAIDWTIAEDIRAIRSLESPWSFQQASSFGTSDPFWVPTHAQECPVAIPGLPPFGNDNCGIHFNSGVQNHWFYLLSVGGSQLNIPVEPIGPDAAAQIAFRSLQFYLHPTASFEDARRASIQSAEDLFGRCSPQWIQVQNAWAAVGVGNPHLQLCPHISGPDTVCLNAVGKYSLTMEASAPDASLTWTSIPTGWLYSLSGPNETILNLEPPEILTPGTYFVSVSARRGTEEVRSSHPIHFVECTDPDSDPASPPRGPSPYLFAAPNPTFRNATLYFPYLYNDGDLSVFDPQGRLVHRESIESSGRKVDLSHLTQGLYYLQLKAPSMAPITTMLQLLPSP